A genomic region of Phragmites australis chromosome 2, lpPhrAust1.1, whole genome shotgun sequence contains the following coding sequences:
- the LOC133908421 gene encoding mitogen-activated protein kinase 8-like isoform X1: protein MQAEQRQRRKGSSEMDFFSEYGDANRYKIQEVVGKGSYGVVCSAIDQHTGDKVAIKKIHNIFEHLSDAARILREIKLLRLLRHPDIVEIKHIMLPPSRRDFKDIYVVFELMDTDLHQVIKANDDLTKEHHQFFLYQMLRALKYIHTANVYHRDLKPKNILANANCKLKICDFGLARVAFNDTSTTVFWTDYVATRWYRAPELCGSFFSKYSPAIDIWSIGCIFAEILTGKPLFPGKNVVHQLDLMTDLLGIPSLDTVSRIRNEKARRYLSSMRKKQPVPFSERFPKADPAALKLLQRLLAFDPKDRPTAEEALADPYFKGLAKVEREPSCQPITKMEFEFERRKVTKEDIKELIFLEILEYHPQLLKDYMNGTEKTNFLYPSAVDNFRRQFANLEGNGGKSGTLIPSSDRKHVSLPRTTTVHSNPIPPNATSQIPQRIPAARPGRVVGPVIPFENSTLVDPYSQRRVARNPVLPPATSNLSAYTYHRKSVNSDRELQQELEKDHMQYQPAQRFMDAKVVPQMSPDLRSSYYIPKGVLKADVAERAALQSSMIQGITPFDGIAVGYNKVNAVQYGVSRMY, encoded by the exons ATGCAGGCGGAGCAGCGGCAGCGGAGGAAG GGTTCATCAGAGATGGATTTCTTCAGTGAATATGGTGATGCTAACAGATACAAAATTCAAGAAGTCGTTGGCAAAGGAAGTTATGGTGTCGTTTGCTCAGCTATTGACCAACATACGGGTGACAAGGTGGCAATCAAGAAAATACACAATATCTTTGAGCACTTATCTGATGCTGCCCGGATCCTTCGTGAGATCAAATTACTTCGACTATTACGGCATCCTGATATAGTTGAGATCAAGCATATAATGCTGCCTCCGTCAAGGAGAGATTTCAAAGATATCTATGTTGTCTTTGAGCTAATGGATACAGACCTCCACCAAGTCATCAAGGCTAATGATGACTTAACCAAAGAGCATCATCAGTTCTTTCTCTATCAGATGCTTCGCGCACTGAAATATATTCATACTG CTAATGTTTATCATCGTGATTTGAAGCCGAAGAATATATTGGCCAATGCTAACTGTAAACTTAAAATATGTGATTTTGGACTGGCAAGAGTGGCATTCAATGACACATCTACAACAGTGTTCTGGACG GATTatgttgctacaagatggtATAGGGCTCCTGAACTGTGTGGATCTTTCTTTTCTAAG TATTCACCAGCTATTGACATATGGAGTATTGGCTGCATTTTTGCGGAGATCTTAACAGGGAAGCCTTTGTTTCCTGGAAAAAATGTGGTCCACCAGTTGGATTTAATGACTGATCTCTTGGGTATACCATCGCTCGATACAGTTTCCAGG ATTCGGAATGAGAAGGCAAGAAGGTACTTGAGTAGCATGAGGAAAAAACAGCCAGTACCATTTTCTGAGAGGTTTCCGAAAGCAGACCCTGCTGCACTCAAACTTTTGCAGAGGCTTTTAGCATTTGACCCCAAGGATAGGCCAACTGCTGAAGAG GCATTGGCTGATCCATATTTTAAAGGCCTTGCGAAAGTAGAGAGAGAACCATCATGCCAACCAATAACAAAAATGGAATTTGAGTTTGAGCGACGAAAGGTGACCAAAGAGGACATCAAGGAACTTATATTCCTGGAGATATTGGAGTATCATCCTCAACTTCTCAAAGATTACATGAATGGAACTGAGAAAACAAACTTTCTATATCCTAG TGCTGTTGACAATTTCCGGAGACAATTTGCTAACTTGGAGGGAAATGGAGGAAAGAGTGGGACACTCATCCCCTCATCAGACAGGAAGCATGTTTCTCTCCCAAG GACTACTACAGTTCATTCTAATCCGATTCCTCCAAACGCAACTTCTCAAATTCCCCAAAGGATTCCAGCAG CTAGACCAGGAAGAGTGGTTGGACCAGTAATACCATTTGAGAACTCGACTCTTGTTGATCCATACAGTCAACGAAGGGTGGCGAGGAATCCAGTACTTCCTCCAGCCACCTCTAACCTATCAGCATACACCTACCATCGAAAGTCTGTCAACTCAGACAGAGAGCTCCAACAGGAGCTTGAAAAAGATCACATGCAGTACCAGCCAGCACAGCGTTTCATGGATGCCAAGGTAGTGCCACAGATGTCTCCTGACTTGAGGTCTTCCTACTACATACCGAAAGGTGTCCTGAAAGCTGATGTTGCCGAAAGAGCTGCGTTGCAGTCTAGCATGATTCAGGGAATCACCCCTTTTGATGGCATTGCTGTTGGCTACAACAAGGTCAATGCTGTTCAATATGGAGTTTCTAGGATGTACTAG
- the LOC133908421 gene encoding mitogen-activated protein kinase 8-like isoform X2 produces MDFFSEYGDANRYKIQEVVGKGSYGVVCSAIDQHTGDKVAIKKIHNIFEHLSDAARILREIKLLRLLRHPDIVEIKHIMLPPSRRDFKDIYVVFELMDTDLHQVIKANDDLTKEHHQFFLYQMLRALKYIHTANVYHRDLKPKNILANANCKLKICDFGLARVAFNDTSTTVFWTDYVATRWYRAPELCGSFFSKYSPAIDIWSIGCIFAEILTGKPLFPGKNVVHQLDLMTDLLGIPSLDTVSRIRNEKARRYLSSMRKKQPVPFSERFPKADPAALKLLQRLLAFDPKDRPTAEEALADPYFKGLAKVEREPSCQPITKMEFEFERRKVTKEDIKELIFLEILEYHPQLLKDYMNGTEKTNFLYPSAVDNFRRQFANLEGNGGKSGTLIPSSDRKHVSLPRTTTVHSNPIPPNATSQIPQRIPAARPGRVVGPVIPFENSTLVDPYSQRRVARNPVLPPATSNLSAYTYHRKSVNSDRELQQELEKDHMQYQPAQRFMDAKVVPQMSPDLRSSYYIPKGVLKADVAERAALQSSMIQGITPFDGIAVGYNKVNAVQYGVSRMY; encoded by the exons ATGGATTTCTTCAGTGAATATGGTGATGCTAACAGATACAAAATTCAAGAAGTCGTTGGCAAAGGAAGTTATGGTGTCGTTTGCTCAGCTATTGACCAACATACGGGTGACAAGGTGGCAATCAAGAAAATACACAATATCTTTGAGCACTTATCTGATGCTGCCCGGATCCTTCGTGAGATCAAATTACTTCGACTATTACGGCATCCTGATATAGTTGAGATCAAGCATATAATGCTGCCTCCGTCAAGGAGAGATTTCAAAGATATCTATGTTGTCTTTGAGCTAATGGATACAGACCTCCACCAAGTCATCAAGGCTAATGATGACTTAACCAAAGAGCATCATCAGTTCTTTCTCTATCAGATGCTTCGCGCACTGAAATATATTCATACTG CTAATGTTTATCATCGTGATTTGAAGCCGAAGAATATATTGGCCAATGCTAACTGTAAACTTAAAATATGTGATTTTGGACTGGCAAGAGTGGCATTCAATGACACATCTACAACAGTGTTCTGGACG GATTatgttgctacaagatggtATAGGGCTCCTGAACTGTGTGGATCTTTCTTTTCTAAG TATTCACCAGCTATTGACATATGGAGTATTGGCTGCATTTTTGCGGAGATCTTAACAGGGAAGCCTTTGTTTCCTGGAAAAAATGTGGTCCACCAGTTGGATTTAATGACTGATCTCTTGGGTATACCATCGCTCGATACAGTTTCCAGG ATTCGGAATGAGAAGGCAAGAAGGTACTTGAGTAGCATGAGGAAAAAACAGCCAGTACCATTTTCTGAGAGGTTTCCGAAAGCAGACCCTGCTGCACTCAAACTTTTGCAGAGGCTTTTAGCATTTGACCCCAAGGATAGGCCAACTGCTGAAGAG GCATTGGCTGATCCATATTTTAAAGGCCTTGCGAAAGTAGAGAGAGAACCATCATGCCAACCAATAACAAAAATGGAATTTGAGTTTGAGCGACGAAAGGTGACCAAAGAGGACATCAAGGAACTTATATTCCTGGAGATATTGGAGTATCATCCTCAACTTCTCAAAGATTACATGAATGGAACTGAGAAAACAAACTTTCTATATCCTAG TGCTGTTGACAATTTCCGGAGACAATTTGCTAACTTGGAGGGAAATGGAGGAAAGAGTGGGACACTCATCCCCTCATCAGACAGGAAGCATGTTTCTCTCCCAAG GACTACTACAGTTCATTCTAATCCGATTCCTCCAAACGCAACTTCTCAAATTCCCCAAAGGATTCCAGCAG CTAGACCAGGAAGAGTGGTTGGACCAGTAATACCATTTGAGAACTCGACTCTTGTTGATCCATACAGTCAACGAAGGGTGGCGAGGAATCCAGTACTTCCTCCAGCCACCTCTAACCTATCAGCATACACCTACCATCGAAAGTCTGTCAACTCAGACAGAGAGCTCCAACAGGAGCTTGAAAAAGATCACATGCAGTACCAGCCAGCACAGCGTTTCATGGATGCCAAGGTAGTGCCACAGATGTCTCCTGACTTGAGGTCTTCCTACTACATACCGAAAGGTGTCCTGAAAGCTGATGTTGCCGAAAGAGCTGCGTTGCAGTCTAGCATGATTCAGGGAATCACCCCTTTTGATGGCATTGCTGTTGGCTACAACAAGGTCAATGCTGTTCAATATGGAGTTTCTAGGATGTACTAG
- the LOC133908423 gene encoding uncharacterized protein LOC133908423, which translates to MPALRMKRMFDDDGFGNEFNTKAVKSMKISHFHVGELEQSAVLNSSDKYPQDEPDPTIQLAGQDIRATEAAGLHDLLGGTSIAVLKDLTSEVGVSPNSEVDSFANGTKSQLNVVNYVDKEFADEDVNSSAHNFYAVNDHEASWGSNQGCSLLDIYGPDDAFSFLFDNPPDLLPSYTGLCDEFVPIDALINMSGRCGVFPLMESATVASNVNKQCSSEVDMCFSNPEVLEWLNPHLSEEDLPDLIDYAVLNSKAASVSKEQGTRKVTLVLDLDETLVHSTMEHCDDADFTFPVFFNMKEHVVYVKKRPHVHMFLEKMAEMFEVVIFTASQSVYADQLLDMLDPEKKLFTKRYFRESCVFTESSYTKDLNVVGVDLAKVAIIDNTPQVFQLQVNNGIPIESWYNDPSDEALPQLIPFLETLAVADDVRPIIAKKFGNRIDGC; encoded by the exons ATGCCAGCACtgaggatgaagaggatgtttgatgatgatggttttggGAATGAGTTCAACACCAAGGCCGTGAAATCCATGAAAATTTCGCATTTTCATGTCGGTGAGTTGGAGCAGTCAGCTGTGTTGAACTCATCTGATAAATATCCTCAGGATG AGCCTGATCCGACAATTCAGCTTGCTGGCCAGGATATTAGGGCAACAGAAGCTGCTGGCTTGCATGATTTGCTTGGAGGAACGTCCATTGCTGTTCTCAAG GATTTAACATCTGAAGTGGGAGTTTCACCAAATTCCGAGGTTGATTCCTTCGCTAATGGCACCAAATCTCAGTTAAATGTAGTAAATTATGTTGACAAAG aGTTTGCAGATGAGGATGTAAATTCTTCAGCACACAATTTTTATGCTGTTAATGATCATGAAGCAAGCTGGGGTTCAAATCAGGGTTGCAGCCTGCTGGACATTTATGGTCCAGATGATGCTTTCTCTTTCTTATTTGATAACCCACCTGATCTTCTGCCTAGTTATACTGGACTATGCGACGAATTTGTACCCATTGATGCATTGATAAACATGAGTGGCAGATGTGGAGTATTCCCACTTATGGAGAGTGCCACAGTAGCGAGTAATGTTAATAAGCAATGCTCATCTGAGGTTGATATGTGCTTTAGTAACCCTGAGGTGTTAGAGTGGCTTAATCCACATCTATCCGAGGAGGATTTACCAGATCTTATTGATTATGCTGTGTTGAATTCAAAAGCTGCTTCTGTATCAAAAGAGCAAGGGACCAGGAAGGTCACTCTTGTACTTGATTTAGACG AAACCCTTGTTCATTCGACTATGGAGCACTGTGATGATGCTGATTTTACTTTTCCTGTGTTCTTTAATATGAAAGAGCATGTGGTATATGTGAAAAAGAGACCACATGTCCACATGTTCCTCGAAAAGATGGCTGAGATGTTTGAGGTAGTGATATTCACAGCCAGTCAAAGTGTTTATGCAGACCAGTTGCTTGACATGCTGGATCCAGAGAAAAAACTTTTCACCAAGCGTTATTTCCGGGAATCATGCGTATTCACAGAGAGCAGCTACACAAAAGATCTGAATGTTGTCGGAGTTGACCTCGCAAAGGTTGCCATAATTGACAACACTCCACAG GTTTTCCAGTTGCAAGTGAATAATGGTATACCAATAGAGAGTTGGTATAATGACCCCTCGGACGAGGCGTTACCTCAGTTGATCCCTTTCCTGGAGACCCTTGCTGTTGCGGATGATGTCCGACCAATCATTGCCAAGAAGTTCGGCAACAGAATAGATGGTTGCTGA